The proteins below come from a single Spirochaetota bacterium genomic window:
- a CDS encoding FapA family protein, with the protein MDLKKIVSLLDEIDDTDSSEEIEIVAFSIKEALEIASREFNTEMYNLEYEIIESGSSGFFGIGRKPYRVLVRKTTSLSSSYESEVHTDEILGIDGKFFIAHTHEGVFVKVIPPQGKGKFVSFDEIVDELRSRGFSNFDEGKIKKEVQSPTGVPILVGPPVATDPSEDSNPHIEVLPDETRALLTLSKPSNRGKVPSPDEILKLLNIQGVVHGIVRENIEKAVYEGIFDVPVEVAIWTAPEPGKDAKINYYVKLDKSSSISKISMAESFDFHKVMEIENVVKGQVLASKEPATKGKPGMTIKGKVIPVPDGKDVSLQSIAGKGVEISPDGLELIAKEQGQVVFKQGKINIEPILEILGDVTTETGDVDFVGNVIIRGSVRDTYKVKAGGNVDIWGTVEKAEIIADGNVIVRTGIQGKEAGKVVAGGDVISKFIERANVRAGGNVIALEYILHSNIVSKSRVFCFGRKASIAGGSVKALYEVAAKQLGAESWVETSIEVGSDPDIQEEHDELVRRKELLTSKVTDIKKELLVFQQMIQNYGRVPQDKEERYNTLNNTLKEYSQELEEIERRLKEIREQLDQAVVEAKVSAYGICYPNVKIKIRDAIHHCKDDYKFVTFKREGRSIIIVPYEESQDMRDKKKEITERARKL; encoded by the coding sequence ATGGATTTAAAGAAGATAGTATCTTTGCTTGATGAAATAGACGATACAGATTCAAGTGAAGAAATTGAGATTGTTGCTTTCAGCATAAAGGAAGCCTTAGAGATTGCAAGTAGGGAATTCAATACTGAAATGTACAATTTAGAGTATGAAATTATAGAGAGTGGCAGCAGTGGATTTTTTGGGATAGGTAGAAAACCATATAGAGTTTTAGTTAGGAAGACAACTAGTCTCTCTAGTTCTTATGAGTCCGAAGTCCATACCGATGAAATATTAGGTATAGATGGGAAATTTTTTATCGCTCATACGCATGAAGGTGTGTTCGTTAAGGTAATTCCACCACAAGGTAAGGGTAAGTTTGTCAGTTTTGATGAGATAGTAGATGAGTTAAGAAGCAGAGGATTCTCAAATTTTGATGAAGGCAAGATAAAGAAGGAAGTCCAATCCCCAACTGGTGTTCCTATCCTTGTTGGACCACCTGTTGCCACTGATCCATCAGAAGACAGTAATCCTCACATAGAGGTTCTACCAGACGAAACTAGAGCATTACTTACATTGTCAAAGCCTTCTAACAGAGGTAAAGTTCCATCTCCTGATGAGATACTAAAACTTCTCAATATTCAAGGTGTAGTTCACGGTATAGTTAGAGAAAACATTGAAAAGGCCGTTTATGAGGGCATTTTTGATGTTCCTGTTGAGGTGGCAATTTGGACTGCTCCTGAACCTGGCAAAGATGCTAAGATAAACTACTACGTAAAGTTAGATAAATCATCAAGTATCTCTAAGATTTCTATGGCAGAGAGTTTTGATTTTCATAAGGTTATGGAAATAGAGAATGTTGTAAAGGGCCAAGTCCTTGCTTCAAAGGAACCCGCAACGAAAGGTAAACCGGGGATGACCATAAAAGGTAAAGTAATACCAGTTCCTGATGGTAAAGATGTTTCTCTCCAATCAATAGCAGGTAAAGGTGTAGAAATATCTCCTGATGGACTGGAGCTGATAGCCAAGGAACAAGGGCAAGTTGTATTCAAGCAAGGTAAGATTAATATTGAGCCTATTCTGGAGATATTAGGTGATGTTACTACAGAAACTGGAGATGTAGATTTTGTTGGTAATGTTATAATAAGAGGGAGTGTAAGAGATACCTATAAAGTCAAAGCTGGTGGTAATGTTGATATATGGGGAACAGTTGAAAAAGCAGAGATAATAGCAGACGGTAATGTAATAGTGAGGACTGGCATACAAGGCAAGGAGGCAGGTAAGGTTGTCGCAGGAGGAGATGTGATATCAAAGTTTATAGAGCGTGCTAATGTCAGAGCGGGAGGTAATGTAATAGCTCTTGAATATATACTACACAGCAACATAGTCTCAAAGTCAAGAGTATTCTGCTTCGGTAGGAAAGCAAGTATAGCCGGTGGTAGTGTAAAGGCACTTTACGAGGTAGCAGCTAAGCAGTTAGGTGCAGAGTCTTGGGTTGAAACATCTATTGAGGTTGGTTCCGACCCAGACATACAAGAAGAACACGATGAGCTTGTAAGAAGAAAAGAATTATTGACATCCAAGGTCACTGATATAAAAAAGGAGCTATTGGTATTTCAGCAGATGATCCAGAATTACGGTAGAGTTCCTCAAGACAAAGAAGAACGTTATAATACTTTGAATAACACTCTGAAAGAATATTCTCAAGAACTGGAAGAGATAGAAAGAAGACTAAAGGAAATAAGAGAACAATTAGATCAAGCAGTTGTTGAAGCAAAAGTTAGTGCGTATGGTATTTGCTATCCAAATGTCAAGATAAAAATAAGAGATGCTATACATCATTGTAAGGATGACTACAAATTTGTTACATTCAAGAGAGAAGGAAGATCCATAATAATAGTTCCTTACGAAGAGTCTCAGGATATGAGAGATAAGAAGAAAGAAATAACAGAACGTGCGAGGAAATTGTAG
- a CDS encoding tetratricopeptide repeat protein, with the protein MRKTIIYSILGLVFAGLIIASFLIYNAYRENNQYNTIRNRFEFELYEDVVRDGTKFLADYPRSKYYYEVEYFVAYSSFMVGRSESAKRRVMNLISKFFSENRNDEILTKTIELLIDILKERNESMNPEIEEYLRTALVRTTDQKVKENILTQLGYIYLYRKDYDNALMYFERANNEYSQLGKARVYIDKGDYESAFYVYDNFLKYNPNSKYYKSVYDAYAKQLYGYASRLLRDKEYSTAVRYYERVLQTFPNTIYEDASLYWLGEIFAINKQYDKAIEFFNRAMVNEPKNKDEDALFKRGVVLYYAGRLVDSVANFKKFILEYPNSRLANEAKRWVEVLTREIQYSYETEDEVPE; encoded by the coding sequence ATGAGAAAGACCATTATATACAGTATTCTAGGACTAGTATTCGCAGGCTTAATTATCGCAAGTTTCTTAATATACAACGCTTACCGAGAAAACAACCAATACAATACTATCAGGAATAGGTTTGAGTTTGAACTGTATGAAGATGTTGTAAGAGACGGAACTAAATTTCTAGCAGATTATCCTAGAAGTAAGTATTATTATGAGGTTGAGTATTTTGTAGCATACAGTAGTTTCATGGTAGGAAGGTCAGAAAGTGCCAAAAGAAGAGTTATGAATCTAATATCAAAGTTTTTTAGCGAAAACAGAAACGATGAGATACTGACCAAAACGATAGAGTTATTGATTGACATATTGAAAGAAAGGAATGAAAGTATGAATCCAGAAATTGAGGAATACCTAAGGACTGCCTTGGTTAGAACAACGGACCAGAAAGTCAAAGAGAACATCCTAACTCAACTCGGATATATATACCTATACAGAAAAGATTATGACAATGCACTAATGTATTTTGAAAGGGCTAATAATGAATACTCTCAACTTGGCAAAGCCAGAGTCTATATTGACAAAGGTGACTACGAGTCTGCCTTTTATGTGTATGACAACTTCCTTAAGTATAATCCTAACAGCAAATATTACAAGTCAGTATATGATGCTTATGCTAAGCAGTTGTATGGATATGCTTCTAGACTGTTGAGGGACAAGGAATACTCAACTGCAGTCAGATATTACGAGAGAGTTCTACAGACTTTCCCAAACACTATCTACGAAGATGCAAGTCTTTACTGGCTCGGCGAGATATTTGCCATAAACAAACAGTATGATAAGGCTATTGAATTCTTTAACAGAGCGATGGTCAATGAACCAAAGAATAAGGATGAGGATGCTTTGTTTAAGAGAGGAGTTGTTCTATACTATGCCGGTAGGTTGGTAGATTCTGTTGCTAATTTCAAAAAATTCATTCTTGAATATCCTAACTCAAGGCTTGCAAATGAAGCAAAGAGATGGGTTGAAGTTCTAACAAGAGAGATACAATATTCCTACGAAACTGAGGATGAAGTTCCTGAATAA
- the hisG gene encoding ATP phosphoribosyltransferase yields MDTIVISVPKGRLFEDTVDILARAGILKEKLKDDSRKLLVSDLGAKIKFLLVRAKDVITYTVEGISDLGVVGYDLLVEYDPEVFSLLDLKFGYCKIVLAGKEKKELVSPSIKVATKLPNITRSYFRAKEIEPKIIELYGSVELGPITGLSEFIVDITSTGTTLRENELVVIDEIFESTSRLIANKKAFYLKRDRISQIISKLRDVLNQ; encoded by the coding sequence ATGGATACAATAGTGATATCTGTTCCAAAGGGAAGGCTCTTTGAAGATACAGTTGACATCCTTGCTAGAGCTGGAATACTAAAAGAGAAATTGAAAGACGACTCTAGAAAACTTTTGGTTTCCGATTTAGGTGCAAAGATTAAATTTTTACTAGTAAGAGCGAAAGATGTTATAACATACACGGTTGAAGGCATATCTGACCTAGGAGTGGTAGGTTATGACCTTTTGGTTGAGTATGACCCTGAAGTTTTTTCGCTTCTGGACCTAAAGTTTGGTTATTGTAAGATTGTACTTGCTGGAAAGGAGAAAAAGGAACTAGTGTCTCCCTCCATCAAGGTAGCGACGAAACTACCTAATATAACAAGATCCTATTTCCGAGCAAAGGAAATTGAACCCAAAATAATTGAGTTATATGGTTCTGTTGAACTTGGACCTATAACAGGATTGAGTGAATTCATAGTTGATATAACATCCACAGGAACAACATTAAGGGAGAATGAACTTGTCGTAATTGACGAAATATTTGAGTCTACTTCAAGACTAATAGCCAACAAAAAGGCTTTCTACCTAAAACGAGATAGGATAAGTCAAATAATATCAAAGTTAAGGGATGTATTAAATCAATGA
- a CDS encoding ribonuclease HII: MKESRNLNDDLKKLINNFEYVVGVDEVGRGCIAGPLVVCAVVVKPSTYIEGVKDSKLLSPKQRESLLSLIVQKVEDIGIGFLSNKFIDDFGIGISIRIAILEALSNLNRIPKLIITDYVNIKSETVENFLNSSNLPTSKLNRYKEIYGRLKKFDWATLFKERDDECIFYLSLKKADVFIHSVSIASVVAKVLRDRYMKHISRKYPEYHFDRNKGYGTREHIEAIEINGISDIHRLSFKYSKF, translated from the coding sequence ATGAAAGAGTCAAGAAATCTAAATGATGATCTCAAAAAGTTGATAAACAATTTTGAGTATGTTGTTGGAGTGGATGAGGTTGGTAGGGGATGTATCGCTGGTCCTTTGGTTGTATGCGCAGTAGTTGTTAAACCTTCAACATATATAGAAGGAGTCAAAGACTCTAAATTACTCTCGCCCAAACAGAGAGAAAGCCTCTTATCCCTGATCGTTCAGAAAGTTGAAGATATAGGAATTGGTTTTTTATCAAACAAGTTCATAGATGATTTTGGAATAGGAATTTCAATTAGAATTGCTATTTTAGAAGCACTCTCAAATCTTAATAGAATACCTAAACTCATCATAACCGATTATGTGAATATAAAAAGTGAAACGGTTGAAAATTTTCTTAATAGTTCAAATCTTCCAACTAGCAAACTAAACAGATACAAGGAAATATATGGAAGGTTGAAGAAATTTGATTGGGCCACTCTATTCAAGGAACGGGATGATGAATGTATTTTTTACCTTAGTCTTAAGAAAGCAGATGTATTTATTCACTCAGTATCAATTGCGTCAGTAGTTGCAAAAGTTTTGAGAGACAGGTATATGAAACACATCTCTAGGAAGTATCCAGAATATCATTTTGATAGAAACAAGGGATACGGAACTAGGGAACATATAGAAGCCATTGAAATAAATGGAATATCCGATATTCATCGTTTATCTTTCAAATACTCCAAGTTCTAA
- a CDS encoding flagellar FliJ family protein, with translation MKRFSFRLQRVLEIKQKQRDIERQNLARKASEYNIEVAKANKLKDEKRNAIEDMKKNPSLENRQFVERYIILNERMQKYQSEDVRRKEVPFREAMSKYLKKDSEVKVIQKLKDKAYDDYSKGLMKEEYSEVDEIISRRLGKDE, from the coding sequence ATGAAAAGATTTAGTTTTAGACTTCAGAGGGTTCTTGAAATAAAGCAAAAACAAAGAGATATTGAAAGACAAAACCTTGCCAGAAAGGCAAGTGAGTATAACATTGAAGTAGCAAAAGCCAATAAGTTGAAAGATGAAAAAAGAAATGCGATTGAGGATATGAAGAAGAACCCTAGCCTAGAGAATAGACAGTTTGTAGAAAGGTATATAATCCTTAATGAGAGGATGCAGAAATATCAGAGCGAGGATGTTAGGAGAAAGGAAGTTCCTTTCAGAGAAGCGATGTCAAAGTATCTCAAGAAAGATAGCGAGGTGAAAGTCATTCAAAAACTTAAGGATAAGGCCTATGATGATTATTCTAAGGGACTTATGAAGGAAGAATATTCTGAAGTTGATGAGATTATAAGCAGGAGGTTAGGTAAGGATGAGTAG
- the coaE gene encoding dephospho-CoA kinase (Dephospho-CoA kinase (CoaE) performs the final step in coenzyme A biosynthesis.) encodes MGRRPLIPRIPKRFIIGITGKMMSGKDTVCKILQDRGFKIIDADKIGHKTLEIRKEEILKMVDRNILDDNGSIDRKKLANIVFSDPMKLQILNKLTHGTIKELIRLEIEKDGFYCINAALLFEIGLDEFCNLVVYVEASEDNIIARSTSRGFDPEDVRRRIKFQKALEEVNDMVDIIIYNNGTLEELRNEVEEKIFSIVKV; translated from the coding sequence TTTATAATAGGAATAACAGGTAAGATGATGTCAGGTAAGGATACTGTATGCAAAATCCTACAAGATAGGGGTTTTAAGATTATTGATGCTGACAAGATAGGGCATAAAACTCTTGAGATAAGGAAGGAAGAGATACTCAAGATGGTTGATAGAAACATTCTTGATGACAATGGAAGTATTGACAGAAAGAAGTTAGCAAATATAGTTTTCTCTGATCCTATGAAATTACAGATACTCAACAAACTTACGCACGGAACTATAAAAGAACTCATTAGGCTTGAGATAGAAAAGGACGGCTTTTACTGTATAAATGCCGCTCTACTTTTTGAGATAGGGTTAGATGAGTTTTGTAATCTAGTTGTTTATGTTGAAGCATCGGAGGATAATATAATCGCTAGATCAACAAGTAGAGGCTTTGATCCAGAAGATGTTAGGAGAAGAATAAAGTTCCAAAAAGCGCTTGAGGAAGTAAATGATATGGTAGATATAATTATCTACAACAACGGAACACTTGAAGAACTTAGGAATGAAGTTGAAGAAAAAATATTCTCAATAGTCAAGGTTTAA
- a CDS encoding DUF115 domain-containing protein, translating to MKFLNNLRLSEHLKSKIRSLGSLKKLEFITSKSGDKTIRKNGILIHSAYDPVREAENLVKQLPLEKGNRYIFVLLGLGLGYHLEILKREFPESVFIPVELDEDILVAFIQNRDDFVITRYNKNDIYSVLNFVDFALIKDVKFIQLPSLYRIYRSEYDEIGNEIARVVKAKFADLLTRINFDKLWVKNVLLNIPSILKYGSLSEDTQREFILGVRDKPFVIVGAGYSGLLLFDIIKKYRDRFILCAVDTVLKSLLSFGITPDIIFALDSQIANIKDFFGIKTEGLTLFADVVVSPELVRNFRGRVLITKTSHTEVIGGIKFEITNSVVSWVEEILGYRLLGLESGGSVITNLFHLSLLLGANPIIMIGVDLGFPYLVSHIVGTPSNEHFILKGNVFSTSDTISTNYVLKDYIKAESVNGGECITHKIMETYKLWFDSASDTSNLNNVYNISDGVKLKGINSLSTSDGREFFDSFFSNKPSISIKTIEPKSIDIDTRRILKNFSILSEDLEFLIKDFSQDKFNQMIRQYPFLSNVVSKTLFPVYRGQKSFEDVVDEIKKDFGYLVNILKNLHL from the coding sequence ATGAAGTTCCTGAATAACCTAAGACTTTCAGAACATTTGAAATCTAAAATTAGGTCGTTAGGCTCCCTTAAAAAACTAGAGTTCATAACATCAAAGTCTGGTGATAAAACCATCAGAAAGAATGGTATTTTAATCCATAGTGCCTATGATCCTGTCAGAGAAGCAGAAAATCTTGTAAAACAGTTACCTTTAGAAAAAGGTAATAGATATATATTCGTTCTTCTAGGATTAGGTCTAGGCTATCATCTAGAGATCTTGAAAAGAGAATTTCCTGAATCTGTTTTCATTCCAGTAGAACTGGATGAAGATATTTTAGTTGCGTTTATACAGAACAGGGACGATTTTGTAATTACTAGGTATAACAAGAATGACATATACTCTGTTTTGAACTTCGTTGATTTTGCTCTGATAAAGGATGTTAAGTTTATACAACTTCCAAGTCTGTATAGAATATACAGATCCGAATACGATGAAATCGGTAACGAGATAGCAAGAGTTGTAAAGGCAAAGTTTGCAGACTTACTAACAAGAATAAACTTTGATAAACTTTGGGTAAAGAATGTGCTTCTCAACATTCCGAGTATCTTAAAATACGGAAGTTTGTCAGAAGATACTCAAAGAGAATTCATTCTTGGAGTAAGAGACAAACCTTTTGTGATTGTTGGAGCAGGATATTCAGGTTTGCTTCTGTTTGACATAATCAAGAAGTATAGAGACAGATTTATTTTGTGTGCCGTTGATACGGTTTTGAAGTCTCTCTTGAGTTTTGGTATCACACCTGACATTATCTTTGCGCTTGACTCGCAGATAGCGAATATAAAAGACTTTTTTGGTATTAAAACAGAAGGTCTCACTCTATTTGCAGATGTAGTTGTCTCACCAGAACTTGTAAGAAACTTTAGGGGTAGAGTTCTTATAACAAAAACTTCTCACACAGAAGTGATAGGAGGAATTAAATTTGAGATCACGAACAGTGTAGTATCTTGGGTTGAGGAAATTTTGGGATACAGACTTTTAGGGCTTGAGAGTGGTGGATCGGTTATAACAAACTTGTTTCATCTATCACTCCTTCTAGGTGCAAATCCTATCATAATGATTGGTGTAGATTTAGGATTTCCATACCTTGTGTCTCACATTGTAGGAACACCTTCAAATGAACACTTCATTCTCAAAGGCAATGTATTCTCTACATCAGATACCATCTCTACGAATTATGTTTTGAAGGATTATATTAAAGCTGAAAGTGTGAACGGTGGGGAATGTATAACACACAAGATAATGGAGACATACAAACTCTGGTTTGATAGCGCTAGCGATACTTCAAACTTAAACAATGTCTATAATATATCAGACGGAGTCAAACTAAAGGGCATAAACAGTCTATCAACTAGTGATGGGAGAGAGTTTTTTGATTCGTTTTTTTCAAACAAACCTAGCATCTCAATAAAAACCATTGAACCAAAGAGTATAGACATTGATACTAGAAGAATTCTGAAGAATTTTAGCATTCTTAGTGAAGATTTGGAGTTTTTAATCAAAGACTTTTCGCAGGATAAGTTTAACCAAATGATACGTCAGTATCCTTTTTTGTCAAATGTCGTCAGCAAGACACTCTTCCCAGTTTATAGGGGCCAGAAAAGTTTTGAAGATGTTGTTGATGAAATAAAGAAAGATTTTGGTTATTTAGTCAACATTTTGAAAAACCTTCATCTATAA
- the purS gene encoding phosphoribosylformylglycinamidine synthase subunit PurS gives MKYRINVFLKNNVFDPQGNAIMRVLHNLGYKSVNDVRVGKVFLIDISEDSENIIKKISEDVFSNPVIEKFEIEKLEG, from the coding sequence ATGAAATACAGAATAAACGTTTTTCTAAAAAACAATGTTTTTGACCCACAAGGAAATGCTATCATGAGAGTTCTACATAATCTTGGCTATAAAAGTGTAAATGATGTTAGAGTAGGTAAAGTTTTCCTAATTGACATAAGCGAAGACAGTGAGAATATCATAAAGAAAATATCCGAAGATGTTTTTTCAAACCCCGTTATAGAGAAGTTTGAAATAGAAAAGTTGGAGGGTTAG
- a CDS encoding PstS family phosphate ABC transporter substrate-binding protein: MKIFKIISMLVALTVATSPVALAQSKTITVKGSDTMVILGQRWAEVYMKKNKDVVIQVTGGGSGTGIAALINKTTDIANSSRPIKDKEKQQIEGAGAKLIEVPVALDGLAVYVNSANPIKELDMETIKLIFTGKIKNWSELGWDNKVIKLYSRENNSGTYVYFKEHVLQNEDFDPLAQNMPGTASVLNAVKRDKYGIGYGGIGYLKGARAISVSPKAGEKAYEPSMDNVVKGLYPISRYLYIYLTEEQFNRPEIKAYISWILSKEGQGIVDKVGFYPIPSKKVQEIRKSLGL; this comes from the coding sequence ATGAAGATTTTTAAGATTATCTCAATGTTAGTTGCGTTGACTGTTGCAACTTCGCCGGTTGCTCTTGCTCAAAGCAAAACAATAACTGTCAAAGGATCAGATACGATGGTGATCCTTGGGCAGAGATGGGCAGAAGTGTATATGAAGAAGAATAAGGATGTGGTAATACAGGTTACCGGAGGTGGGTCAGGAACTGGTATAGCAGCACTGATAAACAAAACTACCGACATTGCAAACTCTTCAAGACCTATAAAAGATAAGGAGAAGCAACAGATCGAAGGTGCAGGTGCTAAGCTAATAGAGGTTCCAGTTGCTCTTGATGGTCTAGCAGTCTATGTCAACTCTGCTAACCCAATAAAGGAACTAGATATGGAAACTATAAAACTGATATTCACTGGTAAGATTAAGAACTGGTCAGAACTTGGTTGGGATAACAAGGTTATAAAACTCTACTCCCGAGAGAATAACTCTGGAACTTATGTTTACTTTAAGGAGCATGTCTTACAGAATGAGGACTTTGACCCATTAGCTCAAAACATGCCCGGAACTGCTTCTGTCCTTAATGCAGTTAAAAGAGATAAGTATGGTATAGGTTATGGAGGAATAGGATACTTAAAGGGTGCTAGGGCTATAAGTGTTTCTCCAAAGGCTGGTGAAAAAGCCTATGAACCATCTATGGATAATGTTGTTAAGGGACTATATCCTATCTCAAGATATCTATACATCTATCTCACAGAAGAGCAGTTTAACAGACCTGAGATAAAAGCTTATATCTCTTGGATACTTTCAAAAGAAGGACAAGGTATCGTAGATAAGGTTGGTTTCTATCCTATACCTAGCAAGAAGGTTCAAGAAATAAGAAAATCTCTTGGTCTATAA